CAATTTGATATAGGTAGATTTTAACACCTGCCTTTATTTACATTGTAATGAATGATGATCTACAAAATGTAGGTAGCCGCTTTTAGGAGTAAAAAGAATTGTACAACTTTGCGTTATCAAAACAAATAGTAATGAATCCAATTACTTCTGCCGGGATACTCATTGCTGTTTATGCATTGCTCTGTATTATTGTTTTTTTAATTGGGCTACGCCAGGCACTACGTTATACTTCACTTCCGACTCATACACAACAACGGACACTAATTATTACTAGCTTAGTCATAGCTGGCTGGATGACCTTATTGCATATATTGGCTCGTCAGCATGTATTTGCAGTACAAGGATTTCCTCCTCGTCCTATGTTGACAGTTCTCCTTGGTTTAATTATTATTCTAGCTATTTCATTTACCTCAACGGCTAAGATTATTTTAGGGGTTACGCCATTGTATTGGTTGGTTTTCTTCCAAGTATTTCGGGTGGGTGTAGAATTGTGGTTTTGGTATACTTATAAAACAGGCGTCTTTCCAAAGCTAATGACATTTGAAGGTGCCAATTTAGATATTATTTCTGGTTTGCTTGCGTTGGTAACAGGCTTTCTGATACTTAAGAAACCAAGTACCGCACGCGCTATAACGCTTTTTTATAATATTGCAGGCATCTTGATCCTACTGAACACGCTACGGGCAGCGGCTTTATCAATGCCCTCTCCAATTCAGCAATATCCATTTGATGAACGTTTGCTATTGCTCGGTAGCCCCTACTTTATTTATTTACCAGGGATATTAGTTGTACTGGCTCTTGGTCTTCATATTTTATCATTAAGGCAAGTAAGTTTACAAGCCGGGATTAAAGCTACGAATGGTGAGCAGTGAGAAAGGTCAATAGACATTAGTCAGTGGTGAGCGGAGAGTCTGTAGGGAGGGTTTAGTGAAGTAGTATAGGAGGATGGTAGGAGGAGTAGAGAAGGATATCCTCTGTAACTCCTCTGTAAGAGGGGATCGATTATAGTTTTTTAACAGACGACTAAGCATAACTTTTAATGCAAGAAAAAGGAGATAATTCCCACTATTATTAATACAATTCCGCTGATACGCTTTTCATTGTGTTCAATAAAGTGAGCACTTAGAAGTCGGGTGCCCTTATACCCTAAGTTGACCAGCAGTAAAATGCCTGATATGCTAACAATAGCATATATAATGGACAGCAAGGTCACCATTCCCATACCATACGCTCCTGCAGACAGGAAAAGACTTTCTACCTCCAGGCAAGGAGATAAAAACATCATGACTATAAATATCAGCACCCATTTCCGTTTGCTGCGCTTATAAGCCACTACATCACTTTGCTCGCTATGATGGTGGTGTGGAAGGTTCACTGTATAATAAACTAAACCAAAAACAATTAACAAGACAGAAGACCCGACATAAATTGCGTTTCCGTATTGTTGTACCAGCTCTTTACCGATAAAACCCAGCACAATCCCCAAGGCTACAGTACCTAATACATGAGCCAAAGCAGCCAATAGTGTAACCAAGTTAACATCCCGGGATTTCCATTGTTCAGCTTTAGCTACCGCCACCAGTGGCAACCAGTGGTTGGGTATAAGCGCATGAACAATGGCTAATAATACGGTACCGGCTATAACACTATACATGAAAGATTGAGTTGTTTAAAGTTTGCAAGTATAAGGGTTTACGTGTTTACAAGTTTACTTGTTCACTCGTTTAATGAAATAGCATTTATTTTCTGAAAGTTAATTTAACATGTAAACATTCAAACTTGGGAACTCCTACCGAAACAGCAGTTCGCAAGGCTTTAAGCCTGTATGTTTTTTAAATGCAGTGGAAAAATGAGAAATAGAAGAATATCCCAACAGAACAGACACTTCCGTAACGCTTAGTCCTTTTTCATACAACAGGTATTTGGCGTGCTCCATCCGTTGACTTTGGTAAAATTCAAAAATCGTTGTACCAAACAATTGCTTAAACCCCTTTTTTAAATAGCATTCGTTCATGGCTACTTTCCGACTCAGTTCCTTAATTGTTATAGGCTCCCCGATATGCTCAATCAGGATCTCTCGAGAGCGGATCACTTTATCGCGGTCAGCCTCGTTGGCCAAGAACTTACAAGTAATCGTATTGATTTCCTTTTCACCCATAATACAGTCTAAACTGTATAACAACAACATCTGGGTTTGCGCATTTACATAGATGTTTGCCAAGGAGTCGGTATAGTTGTGATTGACCAAGCCTTCCAAAACCGCCCTTGTTTTATTGCAAAGCGGCAAAGGCTTTGAAAAGGAAGATGTATGCGTAAACGCTAAAATTTCATCACTTAACACTGAATGGCTGTTCTTGCCTTTACTAAACTGGTTCAAAAAAGAGGCATTGAAAACAAAAGAAAACATATCGATGCTTTCTATTTTTTCATTGCAATTCTTTTGCACCTGGTGTATGCAGCGTGCACAACAGGCTTCATTGTATTGTCGGCAATACATGTTGCCCGTAATACAAAAACGCAGCTCCACATATTGCTGATCGGTATTGGAAGGGGTATAATGATAATGGAGTATACCTAAATCCTCACTCATCCAATCGTCTGGTTTAGCAAAACGTTTGATAGCATAATGCACGGAGCCGGGTATTTCCTGCCCAGCCTCAAATACCAAACGTTGTGTGGCAGATGATGCGTCAATCCATTGAAAAGTAGAAACAGCCTGCATGTTCAAACGCAAAGGTAATAGGGTGAAGCACATCGGATTGTCAAAGAGATGTAAACTGTTCTTAAATTATGCCTGGAATGAGCGTTTAATTATTTGTAGAACACCCAACTATAATCAATTTCAACAGGAATAATGAAGCTGAGGACTTGACTTGATTGGTTTCTACCAGATTTCAGCTGTAGTACATTTGCTTTTTTCCTACTTTCGCCGCATGCTCTCGGATAATCAGACGAATCAGGAATTTCAGCACACATTGACGGCTGAAACATCGATCAGTGGCGTTGGCATACATTCGGGCCAAACCGTAAATATAGTTTTAAAACCAGCTGATCCCAACACAGGTATAGTTTTTCAAAGAGTAGATCTAGAAGGAAAGCCTACTGTAAAAGCAGATGTAGATAACGTAATAGAAACCAACCGTAGCACCACCATAGAAGCAAATGGTGCTCGCGTAAGTACTATTGAACACCTTATGGCAGCCCTGGTAGGCTGTGGTGTAGATAACGTATTGATTGAAATTGATGGTGTAGAAATTCCCATTTTAGATGGTAGCAGCGCGCCTTTTGTTGAAATTATTAACAAAGTAGGGGTAAAGAAACAAGATGCTGTCAAAGTGTACTACACCTTACAACATAATATAACGTTTGTTGATGAAGGTAAAAAGGTAGAAATGGTGGCATTGCCTTACCATGAATACCGTGTGAACACCTTGATTGACTTCAACTCCCCGGTTTTAGGAACACAGCATGCTTCTATGAAGCATATTTCTGAGTTTCAGGAAGAAATTGCTTCATCACGCACATTTTGCTTCTTCCATGAACTGGAGTTCTTGATACAAAACAACCTGATCAAAGGTGGCGATATCAACAACGCCATAGTGGTGGTTGACAAGCCCGTTAGCGACGAGCAGGTACAACGAATTTCTAAAGTGTTCCAAAAAGAAGATGTGAAAGTGAATGAAGGTGGTATTTTGAACAACCTGGATCTTCGCTTTCCTAATGAACCGGCACGTCATAAATTACTGGATGTAATAGGCGACTTAGCGCTGGTAGGGTTTCCCTTCAAAGCCCACATTATTGCCAGCCGACCTGGTCATGCGAGCAATGTAGAGTTTGCCCGCAAGATCAAGGAACATATCAAAAAAAATAAGCACCGTCAGCAAGTACCGCAATATGACCCCAATAAACCAGCGGTATATGATGTACATGCTATAGAAAAGAAACTGCCGCACCGCTATCCGTTCTTATTGATTGACAAGGTAATTGAAATGACGGAAAAGCATGTGATTGCCATCAAGAATGTGACCTACAATGAAGGTTTCTTCCAGGGGCACTTTCCAGGCAACTGTGTAATGCCGGGTGTACTACAAGTAGAAGCATTAGCACAGGCTGGTGGTATATTATGCATTCCTGACGATCCGGATCATGATTATGATACCTATTTCTTAAAAGTAGATAACTGCAAATTCAAGAATAAAGTAGTACCAGGCGATACCCTTATTTTAAAAATGGAACTGATGAATCCTGTACGCCGTGGTATTTGTGAGATGAAAGGAACTATTTTTGTCGGCGAAAAAATAGTAGCAGAAGCTGACCTAGTTGCTCAAATTGTAAAGAAACCTAAAGTACGAGTATGATTTC
This genomic interval from Flavisolibacter tropicus contains the following:
- a CDS encoding helix-turn-helix domain-containing protein, which encodes MQAVSTFQWIDASSATQRLVFEAGQEIPGSVHYAIKRFAKPDDWMSEDLGILHYHYTPSNTDQQYVELRFCITGNMYCRQYNEACCARCIHQVQKNCNEKIESIDMFSFVFNASFLNQFSKGKNSHSVLSDEILAFTHTSSFSKPLPLCNKTRAVLEGLVNHNYTDSLANIYVNAQTQMLLLYSLDCIMGEKEINTITCKFLANEADRDKVIRSREILIEHIGEPITIKELSRKVAMNECYLKKGFKQLFGTTIFEFYQSQRMEHAKYLLYEKGLSVTEVSVLLGYSSISHFSTAFKKHTGLKPCELLFR
- a CDS encoding bifunctional UDP-3-O-[3-hydroxymyristoyl] N-acetylglucosamine deacetylase/3-hydroxyacyl-ACP dehydratase, with translation MLSDNQTNQEFQHTLTAETSISGVGIHSGQTVNIVLKPADPNTGIVFQRVDLEGKPTVKADVDNVIETNRSTTIEANGARVSTIEHLMAALVGCGVDNVLIEIDGVEIPILDGSSAPFVEIINKVGVKKQDAVKVYYTLQHNITFVDEGKKVEMVALPYHEYRVNTLIDFNSPVLGTQHASMKHISEFQEEIASSRTFCFFHELEFLIQNNLIKGGDINNAIVVVDKPVSDEQVQRISKVFQKEDVKVNEGGILNNLDLRFPNEPARHKLLDVIGDLALVGFPFKAHIIASRPGHASNVEFARKIKEHIKKNKHRQQVPQYDPNKPAVYDVHAIEKKLPHRYPFLLIDKVIEMTEKHVIAIKNVTYNEGFFQGHFPGNCVMPGVLQVEALAQAGGILCIPDDPDHDYDTYFLKVDNCKFKNKVVPGDTLILKMELMNPVRRGICEMKGTIFVGEKIVAEADLVAQIVKKPKVRV